One Rhea pennata isolate bPtePen1 chromosome 3, bPtePen1.pri, whole genome shotgun sequence DNA segment encodes these proteins:
- the RFX6 gene encoding DNA-binding protein RFX6 produces the protein MAEGAEREDAFLQLPAAQGVSPAAQEDCYADLLGSGLLPCAEQGLCAAAGAQRGLQEPALPAGIKSEIRFNSEVLSSEEAEEEDADTADGQLKAAAKSLSPKKSITQIMKDKKKQTQLTLQWLEENYIVCEGVCLPRCILYAHYLDFCRKEKLEPACAATFGKTIRQKFPLLTTRRLGTRGHSKYHYYGIGIKESSAYYHSVYSGKGLTRFSGSKLKNEGGFTRKYSLSSKTGTLLPEFPSAQHLLLQGCISKDKVDTLIMMYKTHCQCVLDNAINGNFEEIQHFLLHFWQGMPDHLLPLLENPIIIDIFCVCDSILYKVLTDVLIPATMQEMPESLLADIRNFAKNWEQWVVSSLENLPEILTDKKLPIARRFVSSLKRQTSFLHLAQIARPALFDQHVVNSMVSDIEKVDLNSIGSQALLAVSGSTDSDGEVYTEYDSITVFQELKDLLKKNATVESFIEWLDTVVEQRVIKASKQNGRSLKKRAQDFLLKWSFFGARVMHNLTLNNASSFGSFHLIRMLLDEYILLAMETQFNNDKEQELQNLLEKYMKNSDASKATFTASPSSCFLANRNKAAPLPSDTSVKNECLAEQTYMSLSASQPSSVPSGLNPFSTGDSENMQLTGQMELSQSTGHLMTPPISPAMVSRGSVINQGPMAGRPPSVGPVLSTHSQCSSYSEPLYQTLSQTNQNYYGTNSNYQAMFRTQAHSTSGVYHHRAEHSRFNTLNEQQFSRDYFSNSCAVSPYNARSPSSYGPSSMTQDTHNMQFLNTGSFNFLSNSMSSCPGASYPPNTSNGYYGNNVNYPESHRLGSMVDQHVSVISSVSSIRSLPSYNDIHDPLNILDESGRKQTGSYYTESSSSIVCRTPMPSNMQTTASSQCMYGTSGQFPSQESLESHAPPSRDMVSSLPPINTVFMGAAAGGT, from the exons ATGGCCGAGGGAGCCGAGAGAGAGGACGCCTTCCTGCAGCTGCCGGCCGCGCAGGGCGTCTCCCCCGCCGCGCAGGAGGACTGCTACGCCGACCTGCTGGGCAGCGGCTTGCTGCCCTGCGCCGAGCAGGGGCTgtgcgccgcggccggcgcccaGAGGGGTCTCCaggagccggcgctgcccgccggcaTCAAGTCAG AAATACGTTTTAACAGCGAAGTCCTCTCGTcggaggaggcggaggaggaggatgcagaCACTGCCGACGGCCAACTGAAAGCCGCCGCCAAGAGCCTGTCTCCGAAGAAGAGCATCACGCAGAtcatgaaggacaagaagaagCAGACGCAGCTCACCCTGCAATG GCTGGAAGAAAACTACATTGTTTGTGAAGGAGTTTGTTTACCAAGATGCATCCTTTATGCACATTATTTagacttctgcagaaaagagaagctAGAACCTGCCTGTGCTGCAACTTTTGGGAAG accATTCGTCAGAAATTCCCTCTCCTTACCACAAGGCGGCTTGGAACAAGAGGTCATTCAAA aTATCACTATTATGGAATTGGGATTAAAGAAAGTAGTGCATACTACCACTCCGTGTATTCTGGAAAAGGCTTAACAAG attctcTGGAAGCAAGTTGAAGAATGAG GGTGGTTTCACTCGGAAATATTCTCTGAGTTCCAAAACTGGAACTCTCCTTCCAGAGTTTCCAAGTGCTCAACACCTTTTGCTTCAGGGGTGCATTTCTAAAGACAAG gTAGATACTCTTATCATGATGTACAAAACACACTGTCAGTGTGTCCTTGACAATGCAATTAATGGGAACTTTGAAGAG attcagcattttttattacatttctgGCAAGGAATGCCTGAccatcttcttcctctgcttgaAAATCCCATCATCATTGACATCTTCTGTGTTTGTGATTCAATACTGTATAAG gTTCTTACAGATGTACTTATCCCTGCAACTATGCAAGAAATGCCAGAAAG tttatTGGCAGATATaagaaattttgcaaaaaattgGGAACAATGGGTTGTTTCCTCTCTGGAAAATCTACCAGAAATCCTGACAGATAAGAAGCTGCCTATTGCACGaagatttgtttcttccttgAAAAGACAGACATCATTCTTACACCTAGCCCAG ATTGCCAGGCCAGCCCTTTTTGATCAGCATGTGGTGAATTCCATGGTGTCTGATATTGAGAAGGTAGATTTGAATAGTATTGGCTCTCAGGCACTCCTTGCAGTCTCGGGCAGCACAGACTCTGATGGGGAAGTCTACACTGAAT ATGACTCTATTACAGTGTTTCAAGAACTGAAGGATCTTCTAAAGAAGAATGCCACTGTGGAATCATTTATTGAATGGTTGGATACTGTGGTTGAGCAAAGAGTTATTAAG GCAAGCAAGCAAAATGGGAGGTCATTAAAGAAGAGAGCTCAAGACTTCCTTCTCAAATGGAGTTTTTTTGGTGCTCGAGTGATGCATAACCTCACCCTAAACAACGCATCAAGTTTTG GCTCTTTTCATTTGATCCGCATGCTACTAGATGAGTACATCCTGCTTGCCATGGAGACACAGTTCAACAATGACAAAGAACAAGAACTCCAGAATCtactagaaaaatatatgaagaattCAG ATGCAAGCAAAGCCACCTTTACTGCATCACCAAGCTCTTGCTTCCTAGCAAATCGTAACAAAGCTGCTCCACTGCCCAGCGACACTTCAGTCAAAAATGAGTGTCTAGCAGAGCAAACCTACATGTCCTTGTCAGCTAGCCAACCTAGCAGTGTACCTTCTGGTCTGAACCCCTTCTCCACGGGAGACAGTGAGAATATGCAGTTGACAG GTCAGATGGAGCTCTCTCAAAGCACTGGCCACTTGATGACTCCACCCATTTCACCAGCTATGGTCAGCCGAGGAAGTGTTATCAACCAGGGGCCAATGGCTGGGAGACCTCCAAGTGTAGGCCCAGTGTTATCCACGCATTCACAATGCTCTTCCTACTCAGAACCCCTTTATCAGACTTTGTCACAAACTAATCAGAATTACTATGGAACCAATTCCAATTACCAAGCCATGTTCAGAACTCAGGCCCATTCTACTTCAGGAGTTTATCACCATAGAGCAGAGCACAGTCGATTCAATACCTTGAATGAACAGCAGTTCTCCAGAGACTACTTCAGTAACAGTTGTGCTGTGTCTCCGTACAATGCCAGGTCCCCTTCCAGCTATGGTCCTTCATCCATGACTCAGGACACACACAATATGCAGTTTCTGAATACTGGAAGCTTCAATTTCTTGAGCAACTCAATGTCTTCTTGTCCAGGAGCATCATATCCCCCTAACACTTCCAATg GCTATTATGGAAATAATGTAAATTACCCAGAATCTCACAGACTTGGATCAATGGTGGATCAACATGTTTCTGTGATCAGCAGCGTAAGCAGCATTCGATCACTGCCATCATATAATGATATTCATGATCCACTTAATATCTTGGATGAGagtggaagaaaacaaacaggctCGTACTATACAGAGTCCTCCTCTTCAATTGTCTGTCGGACTCCTATGC CTTCAAACATGCAAACTACAGCTTCCTCACAGTGTATGTATGGAACATCTGGTCAGTTCCCTTCCCAAGAAAGTCTGGAGTCCCACGCGCCACCAAGCAGAGATATGGTATCGTCTTTACCACCAATCAACACTGTCTTCAtgggagcagctgctggaggaacCTGA